A single region of the Salvia miltiorrhiza cultivar Shanhuang (shh) chromosome 8, IMPLAD_Smil_shh, whole genome shotgun sequence genome encodes:
- the LOC131001492 gene encoding mitochondrial uncoupling protein 5-like has product MGLKGFAEGGVASIVAGCSTHPLDLIKVRMQLQGEPAAVQSLRPALAFQTAAASHAVHMPPPPARVGPVSVGLRIIQHDGAAGLFSGVSATVLRQTLYSTTRMGLYEILKNKWTDSETNSLPLPRKIAAGLIAGGVGAAVGNPADVAMVRMQADGRLPLEQRRNYKSVVDAISQMSKKEGIASLWRGSSLTVNRAMVVTASQLASYDQFKEMILEKNLMRDGLGTHVTASFAAGFVAAVASNPVDVVKTRVMNMKVEAGKAAPYSGAVDCAVKMIKAEGPMALYKGFIPTISRQGPFTVVLFVTLEQVRKLLKDF; this is encoded by the coding sequence ATGGGTTTGAAGGGATTTGCAGAAGGCGGCGTTGCTTCGATCGTGGCCGGTTGCAGCACCCACCCTCTTGATCTGATCAAGGTGAGGATGCAGCTTCAGGGAGAGCCCGCCGCCGTTCAATCTCTCCGGCCTGCCCTCGCTTTCCAAACAGCAGCTGCTTCTCACGCCGTCCACATGCCTCCTCCTCCAGCCCGCGTGGGACCAGTCTCGGTAGGACTCCGCATCATCCAGCATGACGGCGCCGCCGGGCTCTTCTCCGGCGTGTCGGCGACCGTGCTCCGGCAGACTCTCTATTCGACCACGAGAATGGGGCTCTACGAAATCCTCAAGAACAAATGGACCGATTCTGAGACCAACAGCCTTCCCCTCCCAAGAAAGATCGCGGCGGGGCTCATCGCCGGAGGCGTGGGCGCTGCCGTAGGGAACCCCGCCGACGTGGCCATGGTCCGAATGCAGGCCGACGGGCGCCTCCCCTTAGAGCAGCGGCGCAACTACAAGAGCGTGGTGGATGCCATTTCGCAGATGAGCAAGAAGGAGGGGATTGCTAGCCTGTGGCGCGGATCATCGCTCACGGTGAACCGCGCCATGGTGGTGACGGCGTCGCAGCTGGCTTCGTATGATCAGTTCAAGGAGATGATTTTGGAAAAGAATTTGATGAGGGATGGCCTCGGGACGCACGTCACGGCCAGCTTTGCGGCGGGGTTCGTGGCGGCGGTGGCATCCAACCCGGTGGATGTGGTGAAGACGCGGGTGATGAACATGAAGGTGGAGGCGGGGAAGGCGGCGCCGTACAGCGGCGCAGTGGACTGCGCGGTGAAGATGATTAAGGCGGAGGGGCCCATGGCGCTCTACAAAGGCTTCATTCCCACCATTTCAAGGCAGGGGCCTTTCACCGTTGTTCTCTTTGTTACATTGGAACAAGTTCGCAAATTATTAAAGGATTTCTGA
- the LOC131001493 gene encoding mitochondrial uncoupling protein 5-like gives MGVKGFVEGGIASIVAGCSTHPLDLIKVRMQLQGEAAMALHGGAALTVQGPISVGLRIIQQDGPKALFSGVSATVLRQTLYSTTRMGLYEILKNKWTDPNTNTLPLPTKIAAGLISGAVGAAVGNPADVAMVRMQADGRLPLSQRRNYKSVVDAISQMAKKEGIASLWRGSSLTVNRAMVVTASQLASYDHFKEMILEKNLIKDGLGTHVTASFAAGFVAAVASNPVDVIKTRVMNMKVEAGKAAPYRGAVDCAVKTIKAEGPMALYKGFIPTISRQGPFTVVLFVTLEQVRKLFKDF, from the coding sequence ATGGGCGTGAAGGGATTTGTGGAAGGCGGCATTGCTTCGATTGTAGCGGGGTGCAGCACCCACCCATTAGATTTAATCAAGGTCCGCATGCAGCTTCAGGGCGAGGCTGCTATGGCCTTGCATGGCGGCGCCGCACTCACTGTACAGGGACCCATCTCCGTCGGTCTTCGAATCATCCAGCAAGACGGCCCCAAGGCGCTCTTCTCCGGCGTCTCCGCCACCGTCCTCCGCCAGACTCTCTACTCCACCACCAGAATGGGGCTCTACGAAATCCTCAAGAACAAGTGGACCGATCCCAACACCAACACCCTTCCCCTCCCGACAAAAATCGCCGCAGGCCTCATCTCCGGAGCTGTCGGCGCCGCCGTGGGGAATCCCGCCGACGTGGCCATGGTCCGCATGCAGGCCGACGGCCGCCTCCCTCTATCGCAGCGCCGCAACTACAAGAGCGTGGTCGACGCCATTTCGCAGATGGCAAAGAAGGAGGGGATTGCTAGCCTGTGGCGCGGATCGTCCCTTACGGTGAACCGCGCCATGGTGGTGACGGCGTCGCAGCTGGCGTCCTACGATCACTTCAAGGAGATGATTTTGGAAAAGAATTTGATCAAGGACGGACTGGGGACACACGTCACGGCGAGCTTCGCCGCGGGGTTTGTGGCGGCGGTGGCATCGAACCCGGTGGACGTGATCAAGACGCGGGTGATGAATATGAAAGTGGAGGCGGGGAAGGCGGCGCCGTACAGAGGAGCGGTAGACTGCGCGGTGAAGACGATTAAGGCGGAGGGGCCCATGGCGCTCTACAAAGGATTCATTCCCACCATATCGCGGCAGGGGCCTTTTACTGTAGTTTTGTTTGTTACGTTAGAGCAAGTTCGTAAATTGTTCAAGGATTTTTGA